Below is a window of Nicotiana tabacum cultivar K326 chromosome 19, ASM71507v2, whole genome shotgun sequence DNA.
acttATCGGAGAATGTAAAACAATGAAAGACCTTATTATATACCCGCAAAATAAATATGTCCATAACGTTATAATAGAAATAGGTTAAAACAAATGGTCTCTTTAGCATTAATCATGTAAACTAAGATATTTTCTTgattaatataataattttttttgcaaaattaCTAATTAGATATTTCTAATGTAAATATTTTCTAAGGAAGACTATATGTTATTAAATATATTACTTTTGATTATATACCATTCATGGAGTCACATGAAAGATAaagtattaaaataaaataaacttagtAAAACTTGTAAagaattatgaaaaatatgaaaatgatagAATCTCCGAATAAACAATAAAATGATACTCACAAGTCACAAGTAACTGTAACGGGATTTGAGAAAATCAAGTCCGCAAAGATAGAGATAATATAGAGTGGTGTTCAACAGACCCTATATGAAATCAACTCACTTTAGTATTAGAGGTTAGACCAAATTGAAGATATATAGTAGAAGAAAAATACCACTAAAAGGCAAGGAGTTTAATTTTTATGGCATGAGATGAATTAGTTAAATTTGTACCAGAATAATCATTTATATGAGAAGTTGGCAAAATGAAGATCTCTTTGAATTCTCTGTTTGTCGATGATGCCCATCCGTTGGCTATGTATTAGAGCATTAACTCTAAAGGTTGCAACGGTTAAAGACTATTATTGAATAATACGATTGAACGGACACAACTATTCTAAAAATGAACACTTCAAATtagttttattctttttaattgaATATTATTATGattaactaatatttaaaatGGGTAAAAGATTCCATCATTTTATGGGCATTTTTGTAATTTAACTTTATGGCGCAGACACTGCAGGAATAAGCTTGAAAAAATCTTGACAGAAGAAGAAGATAGACTGAAGGTTGTATTGGCAAAAGAGACTGCAAATTTACCAAGTGTTGGAGCTACCATTTATGCATTAAAGTTAAAGTTTGCCACCAACAATTACAAAAATAAGATAGATTAGACCACTATATACCTGGGTTCTGAAATGATTCACAATCAAGATATCTTTACTTGTGTAGGTTAGATTAACTGGCAACTCCTCAATTTCCAAATGGGTGAGTTGATCTTtggaagaaaaagataaaaaaaacttTGTATCCAGTAAATGAAAGGCATCTGAGACATTCAATTGTGGAAGAAATAGCAAGTAATATAATTAGCAGTACATATATAATTGGACTTTTATGAGGTACAATAAATAAGGAATTACAAGTGATAAATATGAGCTGATAGAAAGCTTCATTTGGGGTTTGTAGTCATAGATATAGTTACTTTTATCCAGCTCGGATGTGAAGTCAAGGTATCTGGTTGCTTATCTTGTGCTTTCGTACAGTGTATCAATGATGTTCTGCAATTTCATGTTAGTTCTGCGTCAGCAATTAACAAGAGTATGGCTTCCAACTTAAAAACAAAAAACTCATGTTAACAGACCCTATTGCAGAAGAATAGCAAACCTGGTAATATTTGAGAAACTGGACCCTCTTTTTCTTGTGAGTTGGGGTTAGAAGTTCACGCTCCATATCAAATGGTATAGGGTCAAGGTGCACAACTTTGATAAATTCAAAGCCTTTCAGCTGTAAACAGAATCACATATATCCAGTCATTTAAAAACAGTCAATCGTAGACATTCAGTATAGAGTTAAAACTATCTAAATATGAATATAAAACAAAGGAGTTTGCTGTCTATATGTAGATACAGGATGAGGGATGACCTTCTTTTCCTTAGCAGTATTGGTTAGTTCCGATAGAATATATGCTTTTGCCTTTGGGTTTTCACATATAGTATCAAAATCCCCGGTTAGTCCATTCTCCTCGGCCCAGGACTGAAGAGCGCCCATATTGGGATTCACAACGGCAACAAGAAATGACTCATAGCTACTACCGTAGATCCATATCTGCTTGAAATGTGCAGAAGAATTCATCAAGACAAAATGTGACAATACAACTCTGTCTAGAGTGGATTTGATCATTTAATACTGAAGGACAAACGGAACATAACTTAAGGGGATGAGTGAAAACTAACTGAGTTTACTATGATGTGATTTCTTCTAGTAGAAACCTAACATTAATATTTGAGACATCTATAAATTAAAGGAAACATACTGCATCCACACTAGAGGCAAGAGAATAAATGCCCTCCAGATTCTCAACTGCAACATATTCTCCTTGAGAGAGCTTGAAAATGTTTTTCTTCCGGTCAATAATTTTCATACTCCCATCCGGCTGCCATTCACCAACATCACCTGTTGCAAGTTTATTGTAAGCAGCATTATGAGGCAACCTACCAAAAACATGTAATTGGGTTGAAATATGAAGATATTTGTCCAGTCACACCTGTGTGGAACCAGCCATCGACCAACACCTCTTTGGTGAGGTCTTCGCGCTTGTAGTATCCTGAGAATAAACACTTGCCCCTTATACATATCTCTCCACGAGGGGTATTTCCAAGGGCGTCATACCCCATTTCAGGAACAGATTCTAGGCACACATCTATAATTGGCAAAGGAGGACCCACAGTACCAACCATTGCAAGTTCATCTGGTCTTGCAACAAATGACCCTGCACAGGTCTCCGTTAAACCTACAGCATATATTGAGAAGTTAGAGTTGGTTTGCAACATTTCTTCGTCTTCAACTCAAAACTTCATTAAGAGCTCCGTGCAAAGTATATTTAGCTAGTTCAAATATGTGGTGATGTCTATAGTCTGAACAAACAGCAAAAGAGAGGGAAAGAGTAGTAACTAATTGAAAATATAAGCTCTTTTATGACTTATGCCTGAAAGAAGTTGTTGATGTAAATTCAGGTTGCTGAAAGTGGAAATAAAAATCATTTATAAGGCTTCTGGCTTATTGGTatcaataaaaatcagaaaaCAGCTTGTTGTCTGATGAATTTGGgaacaaagaaaaaacaaatgaTACTCCAAGAATTGCATAGAAAAGTTAGCATCTTATTCATGCTTATTATGTTTGAATAAGAACTTAATGCTAGTACCTAATGAATTATTACTTGCATACATTAGGAAAATTCTTTTGTAAGTAGAAATTTCTGATAAATAATAACGAGTACCATATCCTTGAAGAACATTGGCACATGTCACAACTCGTAAATATGTTTCAACAGTGGAAGAGAGAGGTGCTGCTCCCGATAGAATGAGACGCAAGTTTCCTCCTAAACCCTCCTTCACCTAAATTAGtaatcatcacataaggcattagCAAATCACTTCATAACACTGTTTTTTGTGACACCAAACGATGGGGAGAAAAGGATGAAAGAGAAGCTGCTGAGAAACATATAATTGTTTCCTACCTTGTTGAAAATTATTTTGTCAAAAATAGGAGCTGCCTCTGCATGTTTATACCCTTTACTCATGTTACCCAGTTTGCTGCAAAAAAATGTGTTTTATGTGATCATTGTACAAATAAAAAAGCTCTTAGTAATATTCCCAATATTGCAAAATCGTCGCGCTAACTTATCTGAGAGGTCTTTTATGCACATCGAAAATTTTACACAGCAAGGAGTCTCTACATGTATTAAGCTTTAACTCTAATTAGAAGCAAATTTCTGTTGTTTCAATATGCAACTATCTAAGCTATAAAGGAAACCGCGTTATGAGCATCAGATGTACATATCTAGTTCAGTCACAGTCTCACAGACATGGACTCAAGTAATGCAGCACATCCGGAAAGTCATCAACTAATAAAGCTTTTACCATTCAAATATCATCCTGATTGTTATATTCTACCACATGAAGCATACTTTTAAGATGACTTATCTTTTTCCTTGCAAGCAAAATAAAATGGGCACTTACAAATTAAAAGCAAAGttaaacagtttgtgtttgaggAAACCAGCAGAAGAAATCTTGTCCACCAAACCTGAAAGTGAAAATAGATAAAAATTTAAGCGCCTTAGTTGAATTGTGCAAAATAGTGCAAGAATCTGTTGCTATGAATATAGATTATCTGATAGCATATTTGTAGGAAGCAAAAAGGAGAAGTTCATGTAGCAATTAAAATGACAGTCTTCTATGGCAGTTGAAGAAAAAGTTCTTGTTTAAAAAGCATTTATTCAAGGATTTCAATACTCATTGTTTTCTGTAATCTTTATCCCTTAATGTTATGAGGAGATTAGCGTGGGGCCTCCAGTTTCAGAGATCCTGTCTGAGAATCAAtgcataaaagaaataaagagatGAGATGACATTGTCTAAAACTTAGATTATTTCTCTAGCGTGCAAACCTTTCTACCATGTCCCGACAGCTATGCTTTCCTTAAATCCTAGTGAGAGAGGGAAAAAGAGAGTTTATCCTACACTAACTTTTGGCACCATAAGAAATGGCTTTCAAGAACTAAATTAACAGAATGTAGAACATCTAGCAGAATTCCAGAAGTAGTGAAATGGATTTTTGGGTTTGACCAATTTTTAGGAAGTCTCAACCCTCCTCAAAAACAATGGTAAAGTACATCCTAAGCACATGGCTGCCTTTCTATAGTAAAATATCACGCAGTGCTGTTAGCTTGTAGCTTTCACCTGAATAAATCCTGTCCAGCACACGCGGAACTGCACAAAATACAGTTGGCTTTAGCTCTTTGATGTCATCAACCAGTTGTTTAACATCCTGAGGATTCAGTTAATAAAGCATCGTTACTTTCAAGTATTTCAAGCCACTAAAATTCTCCATGTTTCTTCACTTACCTTATGCCAAAAACCTATCGATGCACCTTTGGAAATGAATAATTCTTCAATGACCCGATCAAATATGTGCGCTAAAGGAAGGTACGACAGATATACATCCTTATCAGTGAACTGCATACCACAGAGAGATTTGTAAATGACCACACTAAACAAAATGAAAAAGTtgaataaaaagaataaataaacaGCCTGAAACATATAGAATATacagtatatatgtatattttgaaACATATACTTGCATAAATCCTGATTGACACACTACGAAAGACTTTTTGCTGTCTTGGAAAACAGAACAAGGATCATTTATATTACCTCTTCATTCATGGTCTCCATATGGTGGTTCACTCCAGAAATAAGGGATAAAATGCTCTCATTGGAAATCATGACTCCCTTTGGGTCACCAGTTGTTCCACTTGTGTACATGATTGTACAtatatctattttctttttaacaGGAAGATCAAATTTCTCTTGCATTCCCTGCAGATTAAAGCTGAATATGAATACAAATTACAAAAAATGGAATTGGAAAATAAGTTGTAAATTAGTATTTGGAAAGTTAGTATCAATAATAGGAATATAGCTACTAAGTATGCTGGTTGATGTTGACCAATTTATAATGAAATCtgtttttgaaagtgaaaaacTACTTGAAGGGTATATGAAAGCTGATAACTGATATACATGCAAATGTTTCAATAACCATAAGTTTCAAATTGTTTTGGATAGAAGTTTACACCCAGTTATGAACATAAGAGGATGAGCACGTTCCATAAAATGGAGCTGGGTTCAGGCCCTATTGTTAAAACTGATCTAAGGTGAATATTCCAAGCATTATCCTACCCTTTCAATGTGGTACAGGTGTGACACTACATCTATCGTTTGTAACGACAGACCCCACTGAACATGTTGCTCCCACGATAATAACTTTAAGTTGAAATGTGAATTAGATCAAAAAGGATAAAAAGCAGTAGAAATTAGTATAAGAAAAGTAGACCTTCCTTGCTTGACATATTTATACTACTAAAAGTTATTAAGAAAGGCAAAAGCTAAGAAGTGCGAAATCCAGGAAGAATTTCAGCCAGTGAAGAATGTTTCTCTACAATAGACAAAAAAGGAGGAAGACATGACTGTAATGATAGCTCCAAGTAACTCACCAGTAGCAAGAACTCATCCCAAGAATACAGTTTCAAGTCAAAAGTTCCAGCCATGTCTTTCTGTTCCTGTGTGACCTTACCGAAGCTTACAAGAGCTACAAAAAGGAGTGACAAACTTAGCACCTTTAAGCCGATTCTTGCTCTAATCATTAGAAGTTAAAACAGTAGTTACTTACTTTTCAGGAACTTTCCAGCGTTAGGAAAAGTTTTGAGCACCTAAAATGTACCAAAAGTAAACAGTCAGTTCCTGATGGAGCGAACTTGAGGCGGACAaagaaatatacaagaatatgaagaaaaataggagaGATGTAGACTAGCGAAGTGGATAAAAAACTGAATAAAGTGTCATAATGTAGTGTGATTGCTATTACCTCAGAAATTTTTGTTTCCTCTGCAAAAGCAATGGAAACTTCTGCATGGCAAATGATATACTCAACTGCACCAGCACCTGAAGCCATAATATTGCTCCAACAATGAGTGGGAACAATTATATATTGGAGTAGCAAATGAAAATCTTAATCAACCTATTCCTAGCTATGATTACACAAAAATTGTATTTGTCTCTATATCTATGATTAGCTGAGTATGATCCGAATAAACCAAATCTGACAAAAAATGTTGCAAACTCCTGtcaaactaattaaaacaatgaCTGAGTCCTTTTGAATTGACTTGCCTATGTCTATATGTGTCTGCTCTCTTACTATATCTTGCTTGTACCTATTTATATGCCAGTCATAGAAATAACACATCTTGCTCAAACAATCCTTACAACTCTGCATAAATTGACTATCTACATTTCCCATCACAGTTTCTCCATTAAGACATCATATCAAGATAGTTTAACATACTTTCTTGTAGCTGTGATGCTATGTCCTGATAAATGCAATTTGTAAGATATACCGAAAACATTACTCTTAAGTCCTAACAATATGCTAATTCATGCTAACATATATTGTCCTCTTTCAGAGTTTCTTTATACTTCAGCACCCTCTTTAACTTTGTGTTTCCCTTCAAAAGGGAAGGGAAGGGAAGAGGGTCTGGAGAGGTGACATGCTTACCTAGAGTGTCATATAAGGGGACGCAATAAAGACCATGAGCATTGCAGGCCTGCAAAAGGATGTAGACCATTTTGCTTATTTGGACAGCATATATGAGAAAAAACATTGAAATAACACTATTAATCTAATTCATATTTGCGAAAGATTTATTATGCATGTAATGAAATTTATCTGTTTTATCATCCAATTATTGACAAGTTATCCTTGAAATATCCCCCTGGACAGTAAAGTGCAGGAGGTACCACTCATACACAAACCGGAAGTGAAGAAATCAAGTGTATGGAAGAGCGCAGAACAGATGCTGCCTGCAACAAGAGTATAAGCAAAAAGATGATGacaaaaaaattgtaaaactATAAAAGAAAATGGTCATGAGGGCCTCCAAAGATAGTCTTATATTGCACTAATGCCTCTGTCTCAGAACCAGAGAAGGGGAAAGACTTCACTTGTTCTGTGTACATTGCGGGATACTCCAGCTCCAACATATGACATGTATCATATTATTGGACAGATAACAGAAATGAAGCAAACAACAGACCTTGAAACCGCTGTATTCAGAAACTTCAAGTATATTAGAAGTTTTATACCTGCATGCTTATGACCCAGTTCGAACAATTGGCGCCGTATATACCACATTTTCCACCCTGTATATAAGCAATCAGATAAAAACTCATCAGATAACAGAATTCAATGCATGGTTCTGACGAAACTGCATCTCTTTTGTAACAGTTTCAAAAAATGTTTTCTAAGCTTATTAAGAGATATGAGTTAAATGTCTTCTAAatattaactcaaaaattgcacaACACTCTATATTGAATGAAGTTCTCTGTCATTCTTCAACTTTAAAGTATGAATGGCTTACTTGCTTAACACCGCAGACACGAATAGAAGCTCCAACTTTTAACACTAGATCATACACTTCCCTGTAAGTTAACCAAACGTATTTACCTGCCTACAAAGACATAAAATCATGGACATTTCAAGAAAATGATCAgcaacaataaaagaaagaaaattcttCAAATACCTGAGCTTATTAAACCAGAAATCTGCATTTTTTTGCTCAAAGAAATTGATAATTTCCACTAAAAAATGTGTAATCCGAGGAGATTCTAGAACCTTATTGACACCAGTAATACATGAGAGGATTTGTAGcctttataaataaataaaaatgtgggTTGAAAGTAAAAGGACGAATACCTGACCGTGAAACATTTCCCGCTCACCTAACATTCGGCTTTCTGGAAATTTTGTGACAGACTCACTATACCAAAACAAAAAGTCAAGTTTAGTTTAACTGCAGCTCGTTAActaataaagattgaaacttagCAGATGAAACGGCTTACACaatttaattaaacaaaatttctGGATTAACCatctaataaaaatattttcacacTATCACGTCTTGTGGACCTAAAATGAACAAAATAAGAGTGTAACAGTTTAAAGATTTTGGATAAGACATCCTACTTGACATGCATATAGGTATGTTAATGTATATGATTAACTCATCATTCGACTCCGACCCCCCAAAAGGGGCAAAAAGATCACTTTTAGCTTGCCGCGAAACTATTTATATCCGGTAGCTGCAAAAGTGTATAAGATTTGTTTATTTTTGATagtacatatatttttttataactattattttaaaagcgactatacaatatcatttttcaaaaaaacaaaaattatcattCGGCTTCTCGTTTTCCGCGGGTACTGAGGGATGTTGAAGACGAAGTAGTGGCCCAGTGGGCCTCATATCACTTGGATATATCCAGTCCAAATGTGTCCTGAGAGATTTCAAACAAGTGGTgtgtattccaattttcagactTTGATCATCGAAATTTCATCTTTTATTCTAAAAAGAGTGCAAGAAAAAGGATAAATTTTATATGCAGTAATGTTTTTATGCCCTTATATTTAGTTAACAAGGATTCAATTTTCCAAAAGGTTAATTTCACGGATGATTACTTAACTTTCACTTTATAATTATACCAAAGTCATTAGACTattttttgaaatgaaagattcATGCAATTTTACCTAAGTATCAAAGAAGTCACTCAAATTTGGTAACTGAACTATTTTGGTAACTAAAAAGTCGCTCAATTTGTTTAAGTATCACAAAAAGTTGCTAGTCACAAAGCTATGTGAGAAACTAAGATTATGGAAGTGTTCATTCAAAATTTCTGCAGAAATCTACGGACTAAAAGGAAATATAGTGAGAGTTAAGTAATTTCTATGCAATGACGAGGTAAAAACTATTTACAAAGGTCACTTGAAAAGTATTATAAGTAAATCGATATGATAAACATTAACCCCACATGCTATTACGGGTTACTTTATTAACAGTGTAAAACTAAAAAGGGAGCTAACCAGAAAATATCCCAGCAACTTTCAAGTCCATAAGATAAAGGCCTGAAACTATCTGTGGCTAAGACATTACGGTAAACAGGTCCTATTGATGGCCTTCCATCTTTGCCTTCTTTAGCTTTCTCAACCTCAACTACGTACTTCTTTTCCTCCATATTACTTTGTTGATCTCAACAGCTGCAGCAACTCTTTTTTTTCGTATGAATAAAACAAGCACTGATATATATAAAGGATTGATTATTATAGTGGCTAATCTGAAGTACTTCACGCAAGCTTCCATTTTATGGTGGCCCAAAATAGGATATCTATTTATGACTTTATTTAGTCGATTCCAACAAACCCTCAACAAGGTTTTTGAGTATTAGTTTAAGTTATGGGAAACGAGggaaagaagaaacaagagatcTAATGTCCtattaatatatatattcttCTAAATTAGCTATGTATTTATGCAATTGTTATTGAATAAGTTGATTGCGTGAAGTTAAAATAGTTGTTTTATTACATAAAGTTAGGTTTCAATACTGATGAACGCTGATGCCAATAATTCATTGGTCGTCACACCAACCTTACTTTTTATACTCATTTAACCAAGTTTATAAGCATCATaatattaaaagaaaatttgTGAAATTAGTCAACACGAAGTTTTCCCATTTAATTTGTTCTGCTCTCTAATAAAGAAAGTTTATTTATCATTACCCCCTCTTTTGGTTAGACATTGGCTCCATGAtcgttatttaattatttatctatatctatatttatatctatatctatatctatatctatatctatatttatatctatatctatctatattattataaaagcataaatacaatatcgatttacaaaaataaccttataattttaagcataataactcataataaaaggacataaccggaattctagatattaactttataatcctattagttttaggacataatactacacgttaggaatcctacatgattacctttaagaatcctattagtataattattttcgggTTGTCTAAtccatataaaattgaacaagtaaatatattTAGTCTTGTAATcatattacttttaggatatacttatTAAAAATTCTATTAccaatttaatttgaaaacgtattataatgttctattactaatttaatttgagaatgtattatattgtccaaatttatttagaaaaatgagagcctatattattataaacgcataaatacaatattaatatatcaaaattgccctaaaatattaaacggaagaactcatagggaaaggacataactgcaataacctatttttttggactacaatatcttctatgctaatttataatatataaaattttaaaattaataaaattttgtctattaaattcttatttaaaatatgtatgaaggtttaataaaatcattttcataagaatcctccatattggcaatacattaccactacataatgtccaatacgaaaaaaaataaaaatagtattaaATAGAATgcataaagagttaaaattgagagaaaaaaataCCACcatgataatatatttttatattatatttgaactattttcctactcaaataatattttttatcaattttttgtgtaaatacccaattattaaacaacaactaagaaaatatttaagaatataaatttatgagaaaaataaaaaaaaaatggtcttaagagtcaataccactaatgattctacaaacataaaaatctaaagtgaaatgtcatatcaatcttttactctttgaaaataaaatttatggtggataataatataattaagattaaatattcaaaacaagagatgaactaatattaagatctgaatcaacatagaataaattattttttattttaaaaccaaataattaaatattttaattaattatttagaaagagaatccaattcaattattttttaaattcatcatataagTAAAATTCTTTTTCAAGTTAAAACAAATCTCAGGGTATATAAATGTTTTTCATAAAAAGAGCGCTAGAACATAAAGTAAAAAGGTTAGTATAtcattaagaatcaaaatgctatacaagtgtctgaggaagcacaatcaaagctaaatcctaaaaaagaagaagttttcaagactatattataaagagtcgactctggtataacaggattattctttgtagatgcctccggcgaaatcgaaataatatttctatgtcatgcattacttgcaaatatcatatcaagaggcatgacactgttagcaataatagcaagtggtgtatAAATAATTTATTGTGAGACCACcgactttagatttgatatacctcttcaaacaacttaaataaccatcacaaatatatcaaagcagagcaatgatgctaaatttataagaaaatcaaaattgataatatgggatgaagcacttatgACTAAGTGCGAAACGATCGAAATAATTGTccggagttctagagatatattggatattaatgaaccgtCTGGTaaaaaattaatggtttgggaggtgaCTTTTGTCAAGTACTATCAGTggttccaaaatcgacaaaagcatAGACTGTAAAAGTTAGCTtaccaaagttatacttctggcctcaacgaaaaagattcaactgacaagaaatataaagtaagaacatatccaatattcagtgtcttcttgcttcATGTCGGAAACGAAAAAgaacatccaataaaagatgattttaTTCTTCtcgaacacttggttatcaatctcaatggtaatagtagtgcatttaataaaagaaatatttctatcattagattaaaatgcaatttatgcaaatcgcatgataggattaaaaagatatcttagctagcaaaaatgaatatgttgatcaactaaataaaaggttgattgtaaaattttatagtaaaaacaaaatatttttcagtttttgactcagcagaaaatgacactaataattactaccaagaaaaatactttaaatggtcttctaccatacatgtttgttgtgaTGTTTCTTATTTCTTACTTATGTACCGTATATATagtagactaagttaaaattgatcttccattgtatataggttaattttgaagaaaaatatgcatgtcatgctactgaaaaacttagatacgccgaatagcttatgtaatagcacacatatggtatatagaagttttgacaataacgtcatacatgcaaaaattatgatactggttaatgtgcttctaagtatattcttatctctcaattcaactttcgtcttccgaaactaaggaatgtccttttaaatttgtgtgaaaataatttttagtatgtttatattttataaatataataaataaagcataagGACAAATAttctaaatattggactatatttatcgtaatatattttcttgcacgaacaactgtatTTCAAGAGGGATATaaagatcgacaacaagagttctggttaagaCAGAGCAACCAAcgcattaggaggaaacatacacaaaaaatattgtccacaaagaagtgttcgttaagataccatcactttaaatattttta
It encodes the following:
- the LOC107780776 gene encoding long chain acyl-CoA synthetase 4-like, with translation MEEKKYVVEVEKAKEGKDGRPSIGPVYRNVLATDSFRPLSYGLESCWDIFCESVTKFPESRMLGEREMFHGQAGKYVWLTYREVYDLVLKVGASIRVCGVKQGGKCGIYGANCSNWVISMQACNAHGLYCVPLYDTLGAGAVEYIICHAEVSIAFAEETKISEVLKTFPNAGKFLKTLVSFGKVTQEQKDMAGTFDLKLYSWDEFLLLGMQEKFDLPVKKKIDICTIMYTSGTTGDPKGVMISNESILSLISGVNHHMETMNEEFTDKDVYLSYLPLAHIFDRVIEELFISKGASIGFWHKDVKQLVDDIKELKPTVFCAVPRVLDRIYSGLVDKISSAGFLKHKLFNFAFNFKLGNMSKGYKHAEAAPIFDKIIFNKVKEGLGGNLRLILSGAAPLSSTVETYLRVVTCANVLQGYGLTETCAGSFVARPDELAMVGTVGPPLPIIDVCLESVPEMGYDALGNTPRGEICIRGKCLFSGYYKREDLTKEVLVDGWFHTGDVGEWQPDGSMKIIDRKKNIFKLSQGEYVAVENLEGIYSLASSVDAIWIYGSSYESFLVAVVNPNMGALQSWAEENGLTGDFDTICENPKAKAYILSELTNTAKEKKLKGFEFIKVVHLDPIPFDMERELLTPTHKKKRVQFLKYYQNIIDTLYESTR